One genomic region from Triplophysa dalaica isolate WHDGS20190420 chromosome 23, ASM1584641v1, whole genome shotgun sequence encodes:
- the LOC130413282 gene encoding GTPase IMAP family member 4, with translation MSSDQHLNSNADDQLDPKDEKRLAAAAEEAICLPELRLIMVGWRWPGKSLTGNTILGREEFRLERAAEFCVKRETEVNRRKITVVDTPGWFSAQSTPPDYQQEMIQSVSMCTPGPHAFLLVIPVSMFTETDRARIEENLVLFGEDIWKHTLVVFTWAEILKEKSIERHIRREGRELQWLVDKCKKRYHVINNNIFGEHPQLPQLMEKVEKIVAEEGGIFTLKNESENTQSQVQTHEENENRNTTSVKENRELGARPKQNSSCNSLRAMDVDSPQSLVESVTE, from the exons CTGATGACCAGCTCGACCCCAAGGATGAGAAGCGTTTGGCGGCAGCCGCTGAAGAGGCTATCTGTCTACCTGAGCTCCGTCTCATCATGGTAGGGTGGAGATGGCCGGGTAAGAGCCTGACCGGCAACACCATCCTGGGCCGTGAGGAGTTTCGTCTGGAACGTGCTGCCGAATTCTGCGTCAAACGCGAAACCGAAGTGAATCGCCGCAAAATAACTGTAGTAGACACACCTGGCTGGTTCTCAGCCCAGAGCACACCGCCGGATTATCAGCAAGAGATGATCCAAAGCGTCAGCATGTGCACTCCCGGCCCTCACGCGTTCCTGCTGGTCATACCCGTAAGCATGTTCACTGAAACAGACCGGGCTCGTATAGAGGAAAACCTGGTGCTGTTTGGAGAAGATATATGGAAGCACACGTTGGTGGTGTTCACCTGGGCGGAGATTTTAAAGGAGAAGTCCATAGAAAGGCATATACGAAGGGAGGGTCGTGAACTTCAGTGGTTGGTCGACAAGTGTAAAAAAAGGTACCACgttattaataacaatatttttgggGAGCACCCACAGCTGCCACAGCTGATGGAGAAGGTGGAGAAGATAGTGGCTGAAGAAGGCGGTATTTTCACACTTAAGAATGAATCGGAAAATACACAGAGTCAAGTGCAGACTCATGAAGAGAATGAGAATAGGAACACCACTAGTGTGAAAGAAAACAGGGAGCTTGGTGCGAGACCCAAACAGAACAGTTCCTGCAACTCATTGCGGGCCATGGATGTAGACTCTCCACAAA GTTTGGTTGAAAGTGTCACTGAATAG